A stretch of Aspergillus nidulans FGSC A4 chromosome VI DNA encodes these proteins:
- a CDS encoding protein kinase domain-containing protein (transcript_id=CADANIAT00009888), translated as MSALTSVWWPEDRIKATICPDFIFKNLPQGTLPRLVAPLPWGEGLTSETYLDWILAKAGRLFLILLDIGIPGRIFHLVDESFDDNDLPIAAHSVDRLQLSQDPDPELDSKFFLAQWRFLVRGIGEGEHIKYTENEGVPVEVLQTGTNLAKEGVDRVVLAGAVCRVYLRTQVTVGGAPHFFEEDEVLEEIRSMRRLAHDHVYSVYASYFADNTVCILFSGVYERNLMSFLTDTPQSFKKLAKERRREILVNWPHCLAHGLSWLHAHGQVHGLIRPSNILIDSDFKVFIGQFEALDTLLPPVKVDDVEAYQYGPPERWVRSISVQSSGPTGSTLPSGGRTGRKTGERPKLTLSRLKGLHISDPEALSPPAESVASHGTVIRVGGQESSRYSIGFSSSSGSSNGSSSRKRGISMKRPILYTPSITSSNGSGSSEEQGTILYNSVGLPTAHTGGGALVQVWQSRQTDPEASDIFSLGAVVLDIFTYLCKRKISAFASHRGAKNRTAGRGGGVADCSFHLDRNIGQVSSWITLLDSDAKKRKDPVFQAIRPMLAMSRDMDSIGITITVTITIAISITLTLSLSQEAKENPKPPTSQLPRRKRPIEPDPFLSSEDLSELF; from the exons ATGTCCGCGTTGACTTCTGTCTGGTGGCCTGAGGATCGCATCAAGGCGACTATCTGTCCAGATTTTATATTCAAGAACCTCCCGCAAGGCACATTGCCTCGCCTCGTTGCTCCGCTGCCATGGGGTGAGGGtttgacaagcgagacttACCTTGATTGGATTCTCGCCAAAGCTGGAAGGCTATTCCTAATTCTTCTTGACATCGGCATACCTGGCCGCATCTTCCACTTGGTGGATGAATCATTCGACGATAATGACCTCCCCATTGCCGCCCATAGCGTCGACCGCTTGCAGCTGTCTCAGGATCCAGATCCGGAGCTGGATTCCaagttcttcctcgctcaATGGCGTTTTCTCGTCCGAGGTATCGGTGAAGGCGAGCATATCAAGTACACAGAGAATGAAGGCGTTCCAGTTGAGGTTCTGCAGACGGGAACCAATCTGGCAAAGGAAGGTGTTGATAGGGTCGTCTTGGCTGGCGCGGTCTGCAGGGTTTACCTGCGAACCCAGGTGACTGTTGGCGGCGCGCCGCACTTTTTcgaagaggacgaagtcCTTGAGGAGATTCGATCGATGAGAAGGTTGGCTCACGATCATGTCTACTCTGTCTACGCATCATACTTTGCCGATAACACAGTTTGCATCCTTTTCTCGGGAGTATATGAGAGAAACCTTATGTCCTTTCTGACAGACACCCCTCAGTCTTTCaagaagcttgcgaaggagcggcggcgagaaATTCTAGTTAACTGGCCGCACTGTCTTGCGCACGGGCTATCCTGGCTGCATGCTCATGGCCAAGTCCACGGCCTGATTCGCCCATCGAATATCCTCATTGATTCCGACTTCAAAGTCTTCATTGGCCAGTTCGAAGCCTTAGATACCTTACTTCCCCCAGTCAAAGTGGATGACGTTGAAGCTTATCAGTATGGACCACCAGAGAGATGGGTGCGGTCTATAAGCGTTCAAAGCAGCGGGCCTACAGGCAGCACACTCCCTTCAGGAGGACGGACCGGTCGAAAAACTGGAGAACGCCCGAAACTGACTCTCAGCCGTCTGAAGGGCTTACATATCTCGGACCCTGAGGCTTTGAGCCCCCCTGCTGAGTCCGTTGCCTCTCATGGCACCGTTATTCGCGTTGGCGGCCAAGAATCATCCCGATACTCGATTGGattttcctcctcttccggGTCTAGCAACGGAAGCTCTAGTCGCAAGCGCGGCATTTCGATGAAACGTCCCATACTCTATACCCCGTCCATCACGTCTTCCAACGGCTCAGGATCCTCAGAGGAGCAAGGGACGATCCTCTACAACTCTGTCGGGCTACCCACTGCACATACCGGCGGTGGAGCACTGGTCCAAGTATGGCAATCTCGACAGACCGACCCAGAAGCATCCGACATATTCTCACTCGGCGCCGtagttttggatatttttacTTACCTTTGCAAACGGAAAATATCCGCTTTTGCCAGCCATCGAGGTGCAAAAAACCGAACGGCTGGTCGAGGTGGCGGTGTTGCAGATTGTTCTTTCCATCTGGACCGGAACATTGGCCAAGTGAGCTCATGGATAACTCTTCTCGACAGCGacgcgaagaagcgcaaagaCCCCGTCTTCCAGGCCATCCGGCCGATGCTCGCAATGTCGCGAGACATG GATAGCATCggcatcaccatcaccgttACGATCACGATCGCGATCTCGATCACGCTCACGCTCTCGCTCTCCCAGGAAGCCAAAGAAAACCCCAAGCCCCCGACAAGCCAACTTCCAAGACGAAAACGGCCTATTGAGCCCGACCCTTTCCTCTCATCCGAGGACTTATCTGAGCTCTTCTGA
- a CDS encoding uncharacterized protein (transcript_id=CADANIAT00009889) has protein sequence MSTPCPFRISRSASDKLARNEAFRAVRENLRRQELGSKAPSFCSSHRYSCSNDAQEAFRLHRDIIHTLLLPLFLLHNQASRAALSILPPHKGAEPERAFRGEARDAYAWLHCIFSEEHDWYLTERCPACIVLHVLQSEPTIRFVAVACLLSGDLLNPGLVNSNSNRRLPNFEFWLEALETAVCEDPFWGPGCWPDIEYRACSLIQGIQMLRLQCMQWLGFKGDRQSLQSTTQYKANFRFQRDLPQAQSAARPSDCLQLPLGSADDSKQRSKLAANRCFQSRADRPRRFHTRREVIKRYKIRWHESQHDSFREFLLVWTGINERTPIIESPHTVKLTIMASKSPPPTASAKQFYSTSSPFEERIGYYRAVRRGQHIFVSGTTSVDPASPAHAPQILFPNDARQQTRVALQEIIKAIQALGGKGAEDVVRVRMFVSQPEHCTAVGQGFTETLGRESRPGVGAAATMLVVRDGFVDERMLVEIEVDAMLDDTESETITLTQNK, from the exons ATGTCCACACCGTGCCCATTCCGTATTTCGCGGTCTGCCAGCGATAAATTGGCTCGCAATGAAGCCTTTCGAGCGGTCAGAGAGAATCTCAGGCGCCAGGAATTGGGCTCCAAGGCCCCCAG TTTCTGTTCCTCGCACCGCTATTCATGCTCGAACGACGCGCAAGAGGCGTTCCGGCTGCACCGTGATATAATACACACCTTGTTGCTACCCCTGTTCCTTCTCCATAACCAGGCGTCTCGCGCGGCCCTCAGTATCTTGCCCCCCCATAAAGGGGCGGAGCCCGAGCGCGCTTTCCGTGGTGAAGCACGAGATGCGTATGCTTGGCTGCATTGCATCTTCAGTGAGGAGCATGATTGGTATTTGACCGAGCGCTGCCCCGCCTGCATTGTCCTGCACGTCTTGCAGTCAGAACCCACCATCCGCTTTGTTGCCGTGGCATGTCTCCTCTCCGGCGACTTGCTGAATCCCGGCTTGGTCAATTCCAACTCCAATCGACGGCTACCCAACTTTGAATTTTGGCTCGAGGCGCTCGAGACGGCGGTTTGCGAGGATCCGTTTTGGGGTCCTGGCTGCTGGCCGGATATTGAGTATCGGGCCTGTTCGCTCATTCAAGGCATCCAGATGCTGCGACTGCAGTGTATGCAATGGCTGGGATTTAAGGGAGACCGTCAGAGTTTGCAATCGACAACGCAATACAAGGCAAACTTTCGGTTCCAACGTGATTTACCCCAGGCCCAATCAGCCGCAAGGCCGTCCGATTGCTTACAGCTGCCTCTCGGCAGTGCAGATGATTCCAAGCAACGCTCGAAGCTTGCTGCAAACCGGTGTTTTCAATCACGGGCTGACCGCCCTCGGAGGTTTCACACCCGACGGGAAG TGATCAAGCGTTACAAGATCCGATGGCATGAGTCACAGCATGACTCATTCCGCGAGTTTCTGCTAGTATGGACTGGTATAAATGAGCGGACTCCAATAATCGAGTCTCCGCACACTGTGAAACTCACCATCATGGCCTCCAAATCTCCGCCACCAACTGCGTCCGCTAAACAGTTTTActcgacatcatcgccgtTCGAGGAACGAATCGGGTATTACCGAGCCGTCCGGCGCGGCCAGCATATCTTCGTCTCCGGCACCACTTCAGTCGACCCCGCATCTCCCGCCCATGCCCCGCAAATCCTTTTCCCAAACGACGCTCGCCAACAAACGCGCGTGGCGCTCCAGGAAATCATCAAGGCAATCCAAGCTCTCGGCGGCAAGGGCGCGGAGGACGTTGTCCGCGTGAGAATGTTCGTCAGCCAACCTGAACACTGCACCGCCGTGGGCCAGGGTTTCACGGAAACCCTCGGTCGGGAAAGCCGACCAGGTGTTGGAGCAGCGGCGACAATGCTGGTGGTGCGGGATGGATTTGTGGACGAAAGAATGCTGGTGGAGATTGAAGTGGATGCCATGTTGGATGATACTGAGAGTGAGACGATTACGCTCACTCAGAACAAATGA
- a CDS encoding uncharacterized protein (transcript_id=CADANIAT00009890) produces MDLSRRTKSQKDEILRSALGKGRSESLEDKIKEQFTSIEQSKHPVEDCCAADCRGERSLGLALCHRLPPVGLERVPAKRLCHAFDGCSPILDLSDSLALKSQISLSFQSPSSPPSHSVSASLSPLLPGFSGSFLRCPFPFLSSLSLHLSILSTLNTRHVLLRLDPRLSTGQIASDRRFSHSPILPLFDPIYLADSLFLSGSRERSSWLPACCPSNPNAPLMYSPQYYGPCLPAPTTVRYNPVMRSHSRPFSPDPSSDASTEPGSSHRAIVNPLDQPYTQRRPLSPSNSTPSRQRSQRTPAALTPTGGSSRLKRRASQGSVITKPSTVTRFLSRSNAALHPPSLDATGSVTQSYSRSAEFRTHSADSRLRISTVSSSLAARTTDSASPAWDSTDKSDYPSTLPPTPPEDDDHIAWSPQNNMLLFEPHVNRDPGLMPMDEGPNMDTSSGRGHSDTLGSPSDNISPSTSSGSPQSSSGEMDCDDSSWLGNSIQTIVSSLPFSNARGEAAKIVYQMLPYPCPADKPSSAEVNESVFCSLVQAVQHHLQHGQSPYINVTHAVPEQFSLSNLPHSPPSTPHSSFSSDDYFKPTAVFSSAAVVSAYHDFRGPIQTKAPHFPMPIVPPFSVHISVLERYLPPSSSQEYRDLFSHTRPSFLVDRLSELSPEGGSMLFIYPTRRGASTFKSQYLGPILDPLLRQLVVVNELSAEISRYLGKVSAVAHMDDFDTMRENLDQLCGSLSSSSSQFKIVDARKGSVRLDRKLWSEWYIHQDKARMKEVISLYYQNSRRLPAAKSTSLNTSGYHRLETKEVTSAMLLSEILEGIRKRPYGEEMEPRDGIELGIFVIRRTH; encoded by the exons ATGGACCTGTCGCGTAGGACAAAGAGTCAGAAAGACGAG ATTCTTCGCAGCGCGCTGGGCAAAGGCCGCAGTGAGAGTCTTGAGGACAAGATCAAAGAACAATTCACCAGTATCGAGCAGAGTAAGCATCCGGTAGAAGATTGTTGTGCAGCAGACTGTCGCGGTGAACGGTCGCTGGGCCTTGCGTTGTGTCATCGACTCCCGCCCGTCGGTCTAGAACGAGTCCCGGCCAAGCGACTCTGTCATGCCTTCGATGGCTGCTCTCCCATTCTAGACCTTTCAGACTCGCTCGCCCTCAAGTCCCaaatttctctttccttccaatctccctcttctccaccgTCTCACTCTGTATCAGCGTCACTCTCACCTCTTCTGCCCGGCTTTAGCGGCAGCTTCCTCCGCtgcccttttcctttcctttcatCCCTCTCCCTTCATCTCAGCATCCTCAGCACCCTCAACACCAGGCACGTTCTCTTACGGCTCGATCCTCGTCTCTCAACGGGCCAAATCGCCAGCGACCGACGATTCTCCCATTCTCCCATTCTCCCATTGTTCGACCCAATATACCTGGCGGattccttgttcttgtccgGATCTCGGGAGCGCTCATCCTGGTTGCCTGCTTGTTGCCCGTCAAATCCAAACGCACCCTTGATGTATTCTCCCCAATATTATGGCCCTTGTCTGCCTGCCCCAACAACAGTGCGATATAACCCTGTCATGCGTTCGCATTCGCGACCGTTCTCGCCAGATCCGTCGTCAGATGCATCCACAGAACCCGGTTCTTCACATCGGGCAATCGTGAATCCGCTCGATCAGCCATACACTCAACGAAGACCACTATCACCGTCCAATTCAACCCCATCCCGTCAACGTAGTCAACGCACGCCAGCAGCCTTAACACCAACCGGAGGCTCAAGTCGACTCAAGCGTCGGGCGTCGCAAGGCTCGGTGATCACCAAACCCTCTACAGTCACCAGGTTCCTGTCCCGTAGCAACGCTGCTCTCCACCCCCCGTCCCTTGACGCCACCGGCTCCGTCACACAATCATATTCTCGCTCCGCCGAGTTCCGTACACACTCTGCCGACTCCCGGCTTCGGATTTCTACCGTTTCGAGTTCGCTGGCGGCTCGAACCACCGACTCCGCCTCGCCGGCGTGGGATTCGACGGACAAGAGCGACTATCCTTCAACCTTGCCTCCAACGCCTCCCGAGGACGACGATCACATTGCCTGGAGTCCGCAAAACAATATGCTGCTCTTCGAACCTCATGTGAACCGGGACCCGGGCCTCATGCCCATGGATGAAGGCCCAAACATGGATACCTCTTCTGGAAGGGGGCATTCAGATACCCTGGGTAGCCCGTCTGATAATATATCACCTTCAACCTCTAGCGGGAGTCCGCAGTCCTCGAGTGGTGAGATGGATTGCGACGATAGCTCGTGGCTTGGGAACAGCATACAGACCATAG TCTCGTCTCTGCCATTCTCAAATGCACGAGGAGAAGCCGCCAAAATTGTCTACCAGATGCTTCCATACCCCTGCCCTGCCGATAAACCGAGCAGCGCTGAGGTTAATGAGAGTGTCTTCTGCTCACTCGTCCAAGCGGTGCAGCACCATTTGCAGCATGGGCAGTCGCCATATATCAACGTCACCCATGCAGTCCCCGAGCAATTCAGTCTTTCCAACCTCCCGCATTCTCCTCCCAGCACACCTCACTCGTCTTTCTCCAGCGATGATTATTTTAAACCGACTGCTGTCTTTTCCAGCGCCGCCGTGGTTTCTGCGTACCACGACTTCCGCGGCCCGATTCAGACCAAGGCGCCGCATTTCCCGATGCCGATCGTGCCTCCATTCAGTGTCCACATCTCCGTTCTCGAACGCTACCTGCCCCCATCATCGTCCCAAGAGTATAGAGACCTCTTTTCCCATACCCGACCGTCCTTTCTTGTTGATCGATTGAGCGAACTTTCTCCGGAAGGGGGATCAATGCTTTTTATCTATCCCACCAGAAGAGGGGCCTCGACTTTCAAATCACAGTATCTTGGACCTATCCTCGACCCCTTGCTGCGACAGCTCGTCGTAGTAAACGAATTATCAGCAGAGATTAGTCGGTATCTCGGCAAGGTTTCAGCGGTCGCTCACATGGACGACTTCGACACCATGCGAGAaaacctcgaccagctcTGTGGTTCTTtaagctcatcctcctcgcagTTCAAGATTGTGGATGCTCGCAAGGGTAGCGTCCGTCTTGATCGCAAGCTTTGGTCAGAGTGGTATATCCACCAAGACAAGGCTCGAATGAAGGAGGTAATCAGCCTCTACTACCAAAATAgtcgtcgtcttccagcGGCCAAATCGACGTCGCTAAACACGTCCGGCTATCACCGCTTGGAGACAAAAGAGGTCACGTCCGCCATGTTGCTCAGTGAAATCCTTGAGGGTATTCGAAAACGACCATACGGGGAGGAAATGGAGCCCCGTGATGGAATCGAGCTCGGTATCTTTGTCATTCGCCGAACTCACTAA
- a CDS encoding protein sds3 (transcript_id=CADANIAT00009891), producing the protein MAYSPAPTSPGPSGVAPMMSNGLHSRGRSVSPPTGVPLSKRDKRRSALQERLHDLTASFSQNRDTQFRQQLHALQCDMTLINNADPYNPGPIPDSAEEIAQLIESTVGGGQFAREMASLAGMWYARFVQEVNQVKAERDADLAMLVHRHNNNLERFQREYAFRAHFAEEEYNNLSATLRERLVQTLSGKRARLMREKEQLDIVDTNALLLHPNQFSITNPASPGGIHGNRKTRHTRHRVDLDELGNGIMTEHLNKRKRKAPEEDVGSPVRETPAERAKAQVAQQQLAPTYSIQSLFTEKELSAHANQAHIATVHFFSTSKRADQPSGAVTNGNNTDAEEASGVDGTGAEDNGTPATDMARTASQNFHATRSTRTHGNHALNPLAELSDKPAVRPNLPYNILANYHARPSNSGAPPLPPLMNEEVDDDWNRMDKMASKPPGHVDRNLIQLLVEQTPAEINGIPQNPNRFSLLHPDFPTEVGMHLYPLRKDGESNERAKKPRTG; encoded by the exons ATGGCTTACTCTCCTGCTCCTACTTCTCCTGGTCCTTCAGGCGTTGCTCCCATGATGTCCAACGGTTTGCACTCTAGGGGCCGTTCGGTCAGCCCTCCAACTGGCGTACCACTTTCGAAGCGGGACAAGCGGCGCAGTGCACTGCAAGAACGTCTTCACGACCTTACGGCCTCCTTCAGCCAGAATCGCGATACTCAATTTCGCCAACAATTGCACGCTCTTCAATGTGACATGAccctcatcaacaatgccGATCCCTATAACCCGGGCCCGATCCCCGATTCGGCCGAGGAGATTGCCCAGTTGATTGAAAGCACGGTTGGCGGCGGCCAGTTTGCTAGAGAAATGGCTAGCTTAGCGGGTATGTGGTATGCTCGATTTGTGCAGGAGGTCAATCAGGTCAAGGCGGAGAGAGATGCTGACCTGGCTATGCTGGTC CACCGCCATAATAACAATCTGGAGAGATTCCAGCGAGAATATGCGTTTCGCGCCCATTTTGCGGAAGAAGAATATAATAACCTCTCAGCGACTCTCCGGGAGCGCCTTGTGCAGACGCTGTCAGGCAAACGGGCTCGCCTTATGAGGGAAAAAGAACAGCTTGATATCGTGGACACCAATGCCCTACTCCTCCATCCCAACCAATTTAGCATCACGAATCCCGCTAGTCCTGGTGGTATTCACGGCAATCGCAAAACTAGACATACTCGCCATCGGGTGGATTTGGATGAGTTAGGCAATGGTATCATGACTGAACATTTGAataagagaaagaggaaagctCCGGAGGAAGATGTTGGGTCACCGGTTCGGGAGACTCCGGCAGAGCGCGCGAAAGCCCAGGTAGCCCAGCAGCAACTTGCGCCAACATACTCTATTCAGTCACTCTTCACGGAGAAAGAGCTCAGTGCGCACGCTAACCAGGCACATATTGCCACCGTTCATTTCTTCTCTACATCCAAGCGCGCCGATCAACCCTCAGGCGCAGTGACAAATGGAAACAACACAGACGCGGAAGAGGCATCAGGTGTGGATGGCACCGGTGCAGAGGACAACGGTACCCCTGCTACTGACATGGCGCGGACCGCGAGCCAGAATTTCCATGCTACTCGGTCGACCCGAACACATGGCAATCATGCCCTGAATCCGTTGGCTGAGCTTTCCGACAAACCAGCTGTTCGTCCGAATTTGCCATACAATATTTTAGCCAACTACCACGCCCGACCGAGCAACAGTGGTGCCCCACCATTGCCCCCGCTCATGAACGAGGAGGTGGACGACGATTGGAATCGCATGGACAAGATGGCGAGCAAGCCCCCGGGACATGTTGACAGAAACCTTATCCAGCTCCTCGTCGAGCAGACTCCAGCGGAGATCAATGGGATCCCACAAAACCCGAATCGAttcagcctcctccatcccGACTTTCCCACTGAAGTTGGCATGCATCTGTACCCCCTCCGAAAAGACGGCGAGAGCAACGAGCGCGCCAAGAAACCGAGGACTGGATGA
- a CDS encoding diacylglycerol kinase (transcript_id=CADANIAT00009892) has translation MSSARSPGAVPSTPRVTSPSPTPSEGRTSSRSRDGYSAPTTRSAARRQQHLGDVTEETTDSSPPRSRRRKSKLKQPTSGEPLVARTNGNAPQKNGFLSPLPKADGTGLVDSVSRSPSPLGLIPLHTRYRTFIHRHEIPRKLLHVSIGFLTLHLYSRGIQTHQITPWLFGALVPIAATDFLRHRSERVNRLYIRCMGALMRETEVSGYNGVIWYLVGAYTVLRFFPKDIGVMGVLLLSWCDTAASTFGRLYGRYTFSLRKGKSLAGTFAAWLVGVVTAAAFWGWFVPYIGTFPNDPEDAFLYTGRLNLFPDPVKRLIGWTVTSPDTESGSVITGPLALGVMSVVSGLVAAGSEFIDFMGWDDNLTIPVLSGIGLWGFLKIFG, from the coding sequence ATGTCGTCGGCGCGAAGTCCTGGTGCTGTTCCTTCGACGCCAAGGGTCACCTCTCCATCACCGACACCATCAGAAGGCAGAACCTCGTCGAGATCGCGGGATGGATATTCAGCGCCCACGACGCGCTCGGCAGCccgacggcagcagcatctcgGCGACGTCACGGAAGAGACAACGGACTCTTCACCACCGCGATCCCGTCGACGCAAGTCAAAGCTCAAGCAGCCTACATCGGGAGAACCATTAGTGGCGCGGACAAACGGTAATGCACCACAGAAGAACGGATTTCTTTCCCCATTGCCAAAAGCAGACGGCACAGGACTCGTCGATAGCGTCTCACGATCTCCTTCACCACTCGGCCTGATTCCTCTTCACACCCGCTACCGTACCTTCATACACCGCCATGAGATTCCGCGCAAACTGCTCCACGTCTCGATTGGATTTCTGACGCTCCATCTATACAGCCGCGGCATTCAAACACACCAGATCACACCCTGGCTCTTCGGAGCTCTTGTGCCCATCGCCGCGACAGACTTCCTGCGTCACCGTTCAGAACGGGTCAACAGGTTGTACATCCGCTGCATGGGTGCGCTTATGCGCGAAACAGAAGTGTCCGGCTACAACGGCGTGATCTGGTACCTCGTTGGCGCATATACCGTCCTCCGCTTTTTCCCCAAGGACATCGGCGTTATGGGCGTTCTGCTCCTCTCCTGGTGTGATACTGCCGCCTCCACCTTTGGCCGCCTTTACGGCCGCTATACCTTTAGCTTGCGCAAGGGGAAGAGTCTTGCAGGTACCTTCGCTGCCTGGCTAGTTGGGGTTGTCACCGCGGCCGCCTTCTGGGGCTGGTTCGTTCCCTACATTGGTACCTTTCCCAACGATCCCGAGGACGCATTCCTTTACACAGGCCGTCTCAATCTTTTCCCAGATCCCGTGAAGCGACTCATTGGGTGGACAGTAACATCACCAGACACCGAGTCCGGCTCTGTTATCACCGGCCCGCTAGCGCTGGGCGTCATGAGCGTTGTATCCGGCCTTGTGGCCGCAGGCTCTGAATTTATCGACTTCATGGGCTGGGACGATAACCTGACTATCCCAGTTCTCAGTGGCATCGGGCTCTGGGGTTTCTTGAAGATTTTTGGGTGA
- the spb4 gene encoding putative ATP-dependent RNA helicase spb4 (transcript_id=CADANIAT00009893) — translation MAPKPPSGTSSRAWDAVNPPLSEWVLDAVSSMGFTRMTPVQASAIPLFMAHKDVVVEAVTGSGKTLSFLIPVVEKLLRLEEPIKKHHVGAIIVSPTRELASQIYNVLTSLLAFHPASAAVINTSETEDVPRPKHSSSVLRVVPQLLLGGSTSPAEDLSTFLKRSPNLLVATPGRLLELLSSPHVYCPQSSFEMLVLDEADRLLDLGFKETLQNILRRLPKQRRTGLFSASVSEAVDQIVRVGLRNPVKVVVKVKGASGVDDKRTPASLQMTYLTQPPTGKFPALKHILNSVQPTPSKSIFFVSTCSGVDYLSVILPLILGNDFQLIPLHGKHPANVRQKNFNRFVNAHNPAILLTTDVASRGLDIPSVDLVVQIDPPSDPKTFIHRCGRAGRAGRRGLSVVLLHPGREEDYVSFLEVRKTPVAPFPHPITVSDAEAAAATETARKVVKADRAIHDRGQKAFVSWLRSYSKHQASSIFRVADLDWEGLGKAWGLLKLPKMPELKNFKGDKTLGVQMDWDTYAYKDKQREKRRLELLQEMAESGQQQTTNKKRPNETVAWSNNAENRNKKAKRRDMKQVRQERKRWEKMTEEEKKKALETEQMLEQIRAKNEEQRRLKRAAAKADKDAEEGGDEEFTGFD, via the exons ATGGCACCGAAACCTCCGTCAGGGACATCGTCCCGAGCCTGGGACGCTGTGAATCCTCCGCTGTCGGAATGGGTGCTTGACGCTGTCTCCTCGATGGGGTTCACCCGCATGACACCGGTCCAAGCATCGGCCATTCCTCTATTTATGGCTCACAAGGATGTTGTCGTTGAGGCTGTCACTGGGAGCGGAAAGACTCTTTCATTCTTGATTCCAGTAGTGGAGAAGTTGTTGCGCCTTGAAGAGCCCATCAAGAAGCATCATGTCGGCGCCATCATCGTTTCTCCAACAAG AGAACTCGCTTCGCAGATCTACAACGTTTTGACATCCCTACTCGCGTTCCATCCCGCTTCGGCGGCTGTGATAAACACTTCCGAAACCGAAGACGTTCCCCGGCCTAAACACTCTTCCTCCGTTCTTAGAGTCGTTCCGCAGCTCCTGCTTGGAGGCTCGACCTCGCCTGCAGAAGATCTGAGCACCTTTTTGAAGCGCTCTCCGAACCTCTTGGTGGCTACTCCGGGTAGACTTCTCGAGTTGCTTTCCTCCCCGCACGTTTACTGCCCACAATCGTCCTTTGAGATGCTTGTCTTAGATGAAGCGGACAGGTTGTTGGATCTTGGCTTCAAGGAAACACTGCAGAACATTTTGCGCCGACTTCCGAAACAAAGGCGGACGGGGCTTTTCAGTGCTAGTGTAAGCGAAGCTGTTGATCAGATTGTCCGCGTCGGCCTGCGTAATCCTGTCAAGGTCgtggtcaaggtcaaggggGCGTCGGGAGTTGATGACAAGCGTACCCCCGCCAG CCTTCAAATGACCTATTTGACTCAACCACCAACCGGTAAATTTCCAGCACTAAAGCACATTCTTAATTCAGTGCAACCGACGCCCTCCAAATCAATATTCTTCGTGTCAACTTGCTCAGGTGTCGACTACTTATCTGTCATCCTCCCGTTGATACTTGGCAACGATTTCCAGTTAATACCTCTTCACGGAAAACACCCTGCAAACGTGCGTCAAAAGAATTTCAACCGTTTCGTTAACGCTCACAACCCGGCCATCCTTCTCACCACAGACGTCGCTTCCCGCGGGCTGGACATTCCGTCGGTGGACCTCGTCGTTCAGATAGACCCTCCTTCGGACCCAAAGACCTTCATTCATCGATGCGGTCGTGCCGGCAGAGCCGGTCGTAGAGGTCTTAGTGTGGTTCTGCTCCATCCGGGCAGGGAAGAAGATTACGTCTCCTTCCTAGAAGTACGGAAGACCCCAGTTGCGCCTTTTCCGCACCCCATCACTGTTTCCGACGCcgaagccgccgccgctACAGAAACTGCTCGGAAAGTAGTAAAGGCAGACCGCGCAATCCATGACCGCGGCCAAAAGGCCTTTGTTAGTTGGCTAAGGAGCTACAGCAAACATCAAGCAAGCAGCATTTTCCGCGTCGCGGACCTGGACTGGGAGGGCCTAGGGAAAGCGTGGGGACTACTGAAGCTGCCGAAGATGCCCGAATTGAAAAATTTCAAGGGAGACAAAACTCTTGGTGTCCAAATGGATTGGGATACGTACGCATACAAGGATAAGCAGCGCGAGAAGCGTCGCTTAGAGCTCCTACAAGAGATGGCGGAATCTGGCCAACAACAAACAACGAACAAGAAGCGTCCGAACGAGACTGTGGCCTGGAGCAACAATGCTGAGAACAGAAACAAGAAGGCCAAACGGCGCGACATGAAACAGGTGCggcaggagaggaagcggtgggagaagatgacggaggaagagaagaagaaggctctCGAGACAGAGCAGATGCTCGAGCAAATTAGGGCAAAAAATGAAGAGCAAAGGCGGCTGAAACGCGCAGCT